In Oncorhynchus gorbuscha isolate QuinsamMale2020 ecotype Even-year linkage group LG26, OgorEven_v1.0, whole genome shotgun sequence, the DNA window ATGTCAGACCTGTGTCTCATCCTCCACAGAATGATTACCCTGGGGCTAGATAGCGGGCGTAGAGCTGGTTGCCTGCCACATCCTCGCGGGACAGAAGAATGTGCTTCTCTTCACTTGTGTCACACTAATAAGTGTACACAAGGTACTCCACAGCCATGGGCCCCTCCCTACTAAACACACCGCTCACAAAACactatcatacacacacactcttagcTGAGACCAGCCAGCTGCAAGAACATCCATGGCTTTGACCCTGAATGAAGCATGGAGAGGAAAGGGATGGATCTCTAAACAACAGCACACAGAGATAGATACTGAATGTATCTGTAGAAATAAAGAGGGGGGATTTTCCAAAGGCTGATATAATGTCTTTGGCACtttgtatatacagtagacagaGTAAGAAAGGGAGCAAGAAGTCAGAGCTGTGGGGAGGACAAACTCTCCGAGTAGATTCTCAGCCTGAGATGAGCCTGGCGATTCCTTCATGAACCTGGGCCTGTACTGGCCCGTACTCCACCATCTCCCCGTCCACAGTGATCGCTCCCTCGGGGGACAGAGGCTCCAGGCGAAAGGCCTTCACCCTCTCATACACAAGGTGTGGGCAGCCAATAGCCAGGTGCCCCCCCTTCTCCATGGTCATGAAGAGTGTGAGCAGGGCTAGCCTGGAGATGCCTGCACGCACATACAACAGGTGGATGAAGCCGTCGTCTGCTGCGGCCCCAGGGGCTGCAAACAGGTCCTCAGCCAAGTGGGACTGGAACATGGCCAATACCAGTACAAATTCTTCCTCATTCACTACTGTCCAATGATCAGGCACCGGCAGCTCCAGGTCTGCTAGGAGCGAGTCAGGAGGCCCCTTCTGGTTGACTGGTTGGGGCTCGGTCCTCATGGTTGTGATGGCAATGTTGGAGGAGTTGTGGGCGGTGTTGTGGTTGGAGTTTATGCTGTGGTTGGAGTTTGTGATGTGGTTGTGGCAAGAGTTCTGATTGGGGGAGCTGTTGGGCCCACAGggtagagaggagcagagggaggagttcTGGGGTGTGAAGAGAGGAGCAGGCAGGTATGCCAGCCTACCCTGATATACCTTGAGGGAGGCCAGGCGCATCAGCGTACCCACCAGGAATCGCATGGGGCCAACGAGGCGGTACTTCTCGCTCTCGATGTCGACGTCGGCCACGAAGCCCCAGgccagggagaggaaggagaagatgCGCTGGCTGGAGGCCAGGTGGACAGAGACCAGGTCGAGCCGAGTCACCAGGCCTTTACACAGCAGGAAGCCACAGCTCAGCAGCAGCTCCTTACCCCAGGCCGGGGGAGACCTGCAGGGAGTAGCAGTCAGCTCACAGTAGACTGAGGCAGTTAGGTATCAGTCTGTGGTTCAATTGAGCCGGAGCTACTCCTTCACTTAAAAGTAATGACCCTAACTCTAGAATGGTAATACATTGTACTTACAGCAGCAACCCTAACCCtcgccataaccctaaccctaggttcATGTCCACAAAACGGTTAAATCCTAATCCCATtgttttaaagtaactgtccagtgaaaatctcacttttaaatTCATATTCTGctaactcatacccaaataatgttgttgactcatcctataAACGTTTTTGTGGCCAAAGTACAACTAGGAGAAAAACTCAAAAGTGACTGTTTCAAAAATGCTTGCCATCTCCTCATAGAGTATGATGTCATACtcctgaggaggatgagctggccaatcagcagtctagaggaggatgagctggccaatcagcagtTTACTCACATTAATATTTTTAATGACTGGTACactgtacacccacaccattctgttgttggggtatgcccacaccattccaacacagaaaagctgtTTTTAACAttcttaattacattttttttggaAGGAACACTATTTAactcatattgtaattaattataggtcatatttcatagagATCTGGAAACGCTGGACAGTGACAGTACTTTAAACATAACCATCTTCACTGTCTGACTGTAAGATAATGGGGTTAgtgttgaactggggtgtggacatgaagctagggtatgGGTTGTGGCTAGGGTAAGGGATGTGGCTAGGGTAAGGGTTGTGGCTAGGGTAAGGGTTGTGGCTAGGGTAAGAGTTGTGGCTAGGGTAATGGTCGTGGCTAGGGTAAGGGATGTGGCTAGGGTAAGGGTTGTGGCTAGGGTAAGGGTTGTGGCTAGGGTAAGGGTTGTGGCTAGGGTAAGGGATGTGGCTAGGGTAATGGTTGTGGCTAGGTTAAGGGTTGTGGCTAGGGTAATGGTTGTGGCTGGGTTAAGGGTTGTGGCTAGGGTAAGGGTTGTGGCTAGGGTAAGGGTTGTGGCTAGGGTAAGGGATGTGGCTAGGGTAAGGGTTGTGGCTAGGGTAAGGGTTGTGGCTAGGGTAAGGATTGTGGGTACGGTGAGGGATGTGGCTAGGTTAAGGGTTGTGGCTAGGGTAAGGGATGTGGCTAGGGTAAGGGTTGTGGCTAGGGTAAGGTTTGTGGCTAGGGTAAGGGTTGTGGCTAGGGTAAGGGATGTGGCTAGGGTAATGGTTGTGGCTAGGGTAATGGTTGTGGCTAGGGTAAGGGTTGTGGCTAGGGTAAGGGATGTGGCTAGGGTAATGGTTGTGGCTAGGGTAAGGGTTGTGGCTAGGGTAAGGGTTGTGGCTAGGGTAAGGGATGTGGCTAGGGTAATGGTTGTGGCTAGGGTAAGGGTTGTGGCTAGGGTAAGGGATGTGGCTAGGGTAATGGTTGTGGCTAGGGTAAGGGTTGTGGCTAGGGTAAGGGTTGTGGCTAGGGTAAGGGTTGTGGCTAGGGTAAGGGTTGTGGCTAGGGTAAGGGATGTGGCTAGGGTAATGGTTGTGGCTATGGTAAGGGTTGTGG includes these proteins:
- the LOC124016277 gene encoding sphingosine kinase 1-like isoform X1 — encoded protein: MDNDIAEPDPSRQRNGVVEGLYGEFTDSLNAKVRYSVSLTESALTIQKISSSPGQDEVVFHLADCLGCLAYKVEDEADVGAFFTAYFYPFKRRWISTGMARQKVERCFRVALVQDPLTNLQEAERWARAIREASIRQIPRRHDVKYYELRRPCRVMVLVNPQSGRGQALQLFSGQIEPMLTEASVPYTLVITEHQNHARDLVRETDLSQWDALVILSGDGLLFEVPKVLNGLLEREDWEAAIQTPLGILPGGSGNALAASVHHYTKSPPAWGKELLLSCGFLLCKGLVTRLDLVSVHLASSQRIFSFLSLAWGFVADVDIESEKYRLVGPMRFLVGTLMRLASLKVYQGRLAYLPAPLFTPQNSSLCSSLPCGPNSSPNQNSCHNHITNSNHSINSNHNTAHNSSNIAITTMRTEPQPVNQKGPPDSLLADLELPVPDHWTVVNEEEFVLVLAMFQSHLAEDLFAAPGAAADDGFIHLLYVRAGISRLALLTLFMTMEKGGHLAIGCPHLVYERVKAFRLEPLSPEGAITVDGEMVEYGPVQAQVHEGIARLISG
- the LOC124016277 gene encoding sphingosine kinase 1-like isoform X2, giving the protein MDNDIAEPDPSRQRNGVVEGLYGEFTDSLNAKVRYSVSLTESALTIQKISSSPGQDEVVFHLADCLGCLAYKVEDEADVGAFFTAYFYPFKRRWISTGMARQKVERCFRVALVQDPLTNLQEAERWARAIREASIRQIPRRHDVKYYELRRPCRVMVLVNPQSGRGQALQLFSGQIEPMLTEASVPYTLVITEHQNHARDLVRETDLSQWDALVILSGDGLLFEVLNGLLEREDWEAAIQTPLGILPGGSGNALAASVHHYTKSPPAWGKELLLSCGFLLCKGLVTRLDLVSVHLASSQRIFSFLSLAWGFVADVDIESEKYRLVGPMRFLVGTLMRLASLKVYQGRLAYLPAPLFTPQNSSLCSSLPCGPNSSPNQNSCHNHITNSNHSINSNHNTAHNSSNIAITTMRTEPQPVNQKGPPDSLLADLELPVPDHWTVVNEEEFVLVLAMFQSHLAEDLFAAPGAAADDGFIHLLYVRAGISRLALLTLFMTMEKGGHLAIGCPHLVYERVKAFRLEPLSPEGAITVDGEMVEYGPVQAQVHEGIARLISG